In a single window of the Rhodoferax saidenbachensis genome:
- the rlmH gene encoding 23S rRNA (pseudouridine(1915)-N(3))-methyltransferase RlmH yields the protein MRLLIVAVGQKVPDWAQTAWDDYAKRFPHELKVELKTVKTEPRGSKTVDQLYAAERKRIEEAIPKGTRIVALDERGTNLRTTALAERLTEWQLGGGDVALVIGGPDGLDPEFRQAAHERIRLSDLTLPHAMVRVLLIEQLYRAWSINANHPYHRE from the coding sequence GTGAGGCTGCTGATTGTTGCGGTGGGCCAGAAAGTCCCGGACTGGGCCCAGACCGCGTGGGACGACTACGCCAAGCGCTTCCCGCATGAGCTCAAGGTCGAACTCAAGACGGTGAAAACCGAGCCACGCGGCTCCAAGACTGTGGACCAGCTCTATGCGGCGGAGCGCAAGCGCATAGAAGAGGCCATCCCGAAGGGCACCCGTATCGTCGCGCTGGATGAGCGCGGTACCAACCTGCGCACCACGGCGCTGGCCGAGCGGCTCACGGAATGGCAGCTGGGCGGTGGTGATGTGGCGTTGGTCATCGGCGGCCCGGACGGGCTGGATCCGGAGTTTCGCCAGGCTGCGCATGAGCGCATCCGTCTGTCCGACCTGACGCTGCCGCACGCCATGGTGCGCGTGTTATTGATCGAACAGCTTTACCGCGCCTGGTCCATCAACGCCAACCATCCCTACCATCGCGAGTGA